In one Enterobacteriaceae endosymbiont of Donacia sparganii genomic region, the following are encoded:
- the ptsI gene encoding phosphoenolpyruvate-protein phosphotransferase PtsI, translated as MISGILASPGISFGRAFLLKIDNIIINRNKITDNQINIEINKFLNSQKKSIKQLKYIKTKSLENFNSEKELILDGHILLLQDEEMTKEIIFLIKNNFLSADAAVDSVIKSQIKILENLHDQYLKERVIDIKDIGDRLIKNILNLDIINLNEINKKVILIAKDLTPSETAQLNLKKILGFITDLGSRTSHTAIMARSLEIPAIVGTGNITTKVKTNDYIILDSINNNIYINPSLNIIKEKKILFNKYIVEKEKLKKISNFPAKTKDNCKIKICANIGSLQELENIKKNGADGIGLYRTEFLFMNRTSLPTEEEQFYVYKTLAKNMNNKSVIIRTMDIGGDKKIPYMNLPKEENPFLGYRAIRISIDRKDILHSQLRAILRASNFGKLHIMFPMIISVEEVLFLKEELNFLKKQLQNQKYDFNKKIPIGIMIETPASAIIANYLIKEIDFFSIGTNDLTQYTLAVDRGNDLISHLYNPIHPAIFFLIKKVIDASHEEGKWTGMCGELASDECYIPVLLGMGLNEFSMSSISIPKIKDIIRNIEMVKAKELANNVLLQPTIKNIKNLLLEFNKKNNFSKR; from the coding sequence ATGATTTCAGGAATTTTAGCTTCTCCTGGTATTTCTTTTGGTAGAGCATTTTTATTAAAAATAGATAATATTATTATTAATCGTAATAAAATTACTGATAATCAAATAAATATAGAAATTAATAAATTTTTAAATAGTCAAAAAAAATCTATAAAACAGTTAAAATATATAAAAACAAAATCATTAGAAAATTTTAATTCTGAAAAAGAATTAATTCTTGATGGACATATTCTTTTATTACAAGATGAAGAAATGACTAAAGAAATTATTTTTTTAATAAAAAATAATTTTTTATCAGCAGATGCTGCTGTAGATTCTGTAATAAAATCTCAAATTAAAATATTAGAAAATTTACATGATCAATATTTAAAAGAAAGAGTTATTGATATCAAAGATATAGGTGATCGTTTAATAAAAAATATTTTAAATTTAGATATTATTAATTTAAATGAAATAAATAAAAAGGTAATTTTAATAGCAAAAGACCTTACACCATCAGAAACAGCTCAATTAAATTTAAAAAAAATTTTAGGATTTATTACTGATTTAGGTAGTAGAACTTCTCATACAGCAATAATGGCTCGTTCATTAGAAATACCTGCAATTGTAGGAACTGGAAATATAACTACAAAAGTTAAAACAAATGATTATATTATTTTAGATAGTATAAATAATAATATTTATATAAATCCTTCTCTTAATATAATAAAAGAAAAAAAAATATTATTTAATAAATATATAGTAGAAAAAGAAAAATTAAAAAAAATTAGTAATTTTCCAGCTAAAACTAAAGATAATTGTAAAATTAAAATATGTGCAAATATAGGATCATTACAAGAATTAGAAAATATTAAAAAAAATGGTGCTGATGGTATTGGTTTATATAGAACAGAATTTTTATTTATGAATCGTACTTCTTTACCTACAGAAGAAGAGCAATTTTATGTTTACAAGACTTTAGCAAAAAATATGAATAATAAATCTGTTATTATTAGAACTATGGATATAGGTGGCGATAAAAAAATACCATATATGAATTTACCTAAAGAAGAAAATCCCTTTTTAGGGTATAGAGCTATTAGAATAAGTATAGATCGTAAAGATATTTTACATTCGCAATTAAGAGCTATTTTAAGAGCCTCTAATTTTGGTAAATTACATATAATGTTTCCTATGATTATTTCGGTAGAAGAAGTTTTATTTTTAAAAGAAGAATTAAATTTTTTAAAAAAACAATTACAAAATCAAAAATATGATTTTAATAAAAAAATTCCTATAGGAATAATGATAGAAACACCAGCCTCTGCTATAATAGCTAATTATTTAATAAAAGAAATTGATTTTTTTAGTATAGGTACTAATGATTTAACTCAGTATACATTAGCTGTAGATCGGGGAAATGATTTAATTTCACATTTATATAATCCTATTCATCCTGCTATATTTTTTTTAATTAAAAAAGTGATAGATGCTTCACATGAAGAAGGAAAATGGACAGGAATGTGTGGAGAATTAGCAAGTGATGAATGTTATATTCCTGTATTATTAGGTATGGGATTAAATGAATTTAGTATGAGTTCAATTTCTATTCCAAAAATTAAAGATATTATTCGTAATATAGAAATGGTTAAAGCTAAAGAATTAGCTAATAATGTTTTATTACAACCAACAATTAAAAATATTAAAAATTTATTGTTAGAATTTAATAAAAAAAATAATTTTTCTAAAAGGTAG
- the crr gene encoding PTS glucose transporter subunit IIA translates to MNIFSNFFKKKNKKIKITKIFAPISGNIINIEKVPDIVFSDKIVGDGIAINPTGNIIVSPVNGIIGKIFETNHAFSIKTTNKIELFVHFGIDTVNLKGKGFIRRFNFEKTNIVKKGEIIIELDLDFLKKTAKSIYTPIVISNTEEINKIKKYSGNVIAGIDPILEVYKE, encoded by the coding sequence ATGAATATTTTTTCTAATTTTTTTAAAAAAAAAAATAAAAAAATAAAAATTACTAAAATATTTGCTCCTATTTCAGGAAATATAATAAATATAGAAAAAGTACCTGATATTGTATTTTCAGATAAAATTGTAGGAGATGGTATTGCTATTAATCCAACTGGAAATATTATTGTTTCTCCTGTTAATGGAATAATTGGTAAAATATTTGAAACTAATCATGCTTTTTCTATAAAAACTACAAATAAAATTGAATTATTTGTTCATTTTGGTATTGATACAGTAAATTTAAAAGGTAAAGGATTTATAAGAAGATTTAATTTTGAAAAAACTAATATAGTTAAAAAAGGTGAAATAATTATTGAATTAGATTTAGATTTTTTGAAAAAAACAGCTAAATCTATATATACTCCTATAGTTATTTCTAATACTGAAGAAATTAATAAAATAAAAAAATATTCAGGAAATGTTATTGCTGGTATTGATCCTATATTAGAAGTTTATAAAGAATAA
- the ruvC gene encoding crossover junction endodeoxyribonuclease RuvC, with translation MTIILGIDPGSRITGYGLIKKSKNKIIYIDSGCIFTLKIKDFPTRLKIIYNDISKIIKKFKPDNFAIEQIFMAKNADSALKLGHARSAAIVSAVNHNLTIFEYSASKVKMTVVGIGSAKKKQVQDTVFMLLKLPSYPKEDAADALAIAITHSRIFYKI, from the coding sequence ATGACAATAATTTTAGGTATAGATCCAGGATCTAGGATTACAGGATATGGTTTAATTAAAAAGTCTAAAAATAAAATAATTTATATTGATAGTGGTTGTATTTTTACCTTAAAAATTAAAGATTTTCCTACAAGATTAAAAATAATTTATAATGATATAAGTAAAATAATAAAAAAATTTAAACCTGATAATTTTGCTATAGAACAAATTTTTATGGCTAAAAATGCTGATTCTGCATTAAAATTAGGACATGCAAGAAGTGCAGCTATAGTATCAGCTGTAAATCATAATCTTACTATTTTTGAATATTCAGCTAGTAAGGTAAAAATGACTGTAGTTGGTATAGGTAGTGCAAAAAAAAAACAAGTACAAGATACTGTTTTTATGTTATTAAAATTACCTTCTTATCCTAAAGAAGATGCAGCTGATGCATTAGCTATTGCAATCACACATAGTCGTATTTTTTATAAAATATAA
- a CDS encoding YebC/PmpR family DNA-binding transcriptional regulator: protein MSGHSKWSNMRHRKKLQDSKKDKIFSKIIKELNSAIHTGQGINPQYNSKLRLIIEKALSHNMSRLTINNILKKHINKKNDNKLKEIYYEGYGPEKIALMIKCLTNNSNRTTSFIRNILNKIGGSLKQKGTVNYIFKKQILITYLHKNNSDYILNIAEKLKADDIFFKKKNIQIMFLKEKYQFLTKKIKKLKIKPTKIELFIEPFIKKKINIFTKNKLINLLFLCKKCEDIKNVYHDAEI from the coding sequence ATGTCTGGACATAGTAAATGGTCTAATATGCGTCATCGTAAAAAATTACAAGATAGTAAAAAAGATAAAATTTTTTCTAAGATTATTAAAGAATTAAATTCAGCTATACATACAGGACAAGGAATAAATCCTCAATATAATTCTAAATTACGTTTAATTATAGAAAAAGCATTATCTCATAATATGAGTCGTCTAACAATTAATAATATTTTAAAAAAACATATAAATAAAAAAAATGATAATAAATTAAAAGAAATTTATTATGAAGGTTATGGTCCTGAAAAAATTGCATTGATGATTAAATGTTTAACAAATAACAGTAATAGGACTACATCTTTTATACGTAATATTTTAAATAAAATTGGAGGTAGTTTAAAACAAAAAGGAACAGTTAATTATATATTTAAAAAACAAATACTAATTACTTATTTACATAAAAATAATTCAGATTATATTCTTAATATAGCAGAAAAATTAAAAGCAGATGATATTTTTTTTAAAAAAAAAAATATTCAAATAATGTTTTTAAAAGAAAAATATCAATTTCTTACTAAGAAAATAAAAAAATTAAAAATAAAACCAACAAAAATTGAATTATTTATAGAACCATTTATAAAAAAAAAAATAAATATTTTTACAAAAAATAAATTAATTAATTTATTATTTTTATGTAAAAAATGCGAAGATATAAAAAATGTATATCATGATGCCGAAATATAA
- the aspS gene encoding aspartate--tRNA ligase, whose product MKNKIYCGEINKKYINKEIIIYGWVESYRNLGKLIFVNLKDREGVIQAVFKPQYKIAYNIATQLRNNFCVKIKGKILERTEKNKNLNLLTGEIEIIVFDILLLNKSKALPIDINSVNTEENRLKYRYLDLRQRKMTEILKKRSIIVSYIRKFLEKNKFLNIETPILTNSTLEGSRDYLVPSRINKHNFYALPQSPQIFKQLLMIAGLDRYYQIAKCFRDEDLRSDRQPEFTQIDIEMSFTKSVLFRCFIEKMIFNIWKNIKNISLSKFKILTFKQSMKYFGTDKPDLRNKLKLIDLSNFFIKKNINRIISISIKNKYLCNKKIQNLIKYIYYIKKYGTNDLNIFQVNHNKLINIFNIKNISIEHLNHKKIKDIINKNKSNHNDIIFIGTEIIHYNNISSMGYLRKKLGKDLNLIQKDKWYPLWIIDFPLFKKDKIGNLVPMNHPFTSPKNYSVDNMNNLLKKDPYQILSDSYDLVINGYEIGSGSSRINNYKIQKKIFDILQINKIVQKKNFGFFLEALKFGTPPHIGIALGLDRLVMLLTNTNNIRDVIAFPKTTSANCLLTKAPNKINYHLIKDLGLSFI is encoded by the coding sequence ATGAAAAATAAAATTTACTGTGGTGAAATTAATAAAAAATATATAAATAAAGAAATAATTATTTATGGTTGGGTAGAAAGTTATAGAAATTTAGGAAAATTAATTTTTGTTAATCTAAAAGATAGAGAAGGTGTTATTCAAGCAGTTTTTAAACCTCAATATAAAATAGCTTATAATATAGCTACTCAATTGCGTAATAATTTTTGCGTAAAAATTAAAGGTAAAATATTAGAAAGAACAGAAAAAAATAAAAATTTAAATTTATTAACTGGAGAAATAGAAATTATTGTATTTGATATATTACTCCTTAATAAATCTAAAGCATTACCTATTGATATTAATTCCGTTAATACAGAAGAAAACAGACTAAAATATCGATATTTAGATTTAAGACAAAGAAAAATGACTGAAATTTTAAAAAAAAGATCTATCATAGTAAGTTACATTAGAAAATTTTTAGAAAAAAACAAATTTTTAAATATTGAAACACCTATATTAACTAATTCAACACTAGAAGGATCAAGAGATTATTTAGTACCAAGTAGAATTAATAAACATAATTTTTATGCTTTACCACAATCTCCTCAAATTTTTAAACAATTACTAATGATTGCGGGATTAGATCGTTATTATCAAATAGCGAAATGTTTTCGTGATGAAGATTTACGTTCAGATCGTCAACCAGAATTTACACAAATTGATATAGAAATGTCTTTTACAAAATCAGTATTATTTCGATGTTTTATAGAAAAAATGATATTTAATATCTGGAAAAATATAAAAAACATATCTTTAAGTAAATTTAAAATTTTAACTTTTAAGCAATCAATGAAATATTTTGGTACAGATAAACCTGATTTAAGAAATAAATTAAAACTTATAGATTTAAGTAATTTTTTTATTAAAAAAAATATAAATAGAATAATTTCTATTTCTATTAAAAATAAATATTTATGTAATAAAAAAATACAAAATTTAATTAAATATATATATTATATTAAAAAATATGGGACAAATGATTTAAATATATTTCAAGTAAATCATAATAAATTAATTAATATATTTAATATAAAAAATATTTCTATTGAACATTTAAATCATAAAAAAATAAAAGATATTATTAATAAAAATAAATCTAATCATAATGATATTATTTTTATTGGAACAGAAATTATACATTATAATAATATATCTTCTATGGGATATTTACGTAAAAAATTAGGAAAAGATCTTAATCTTATTCAAAAAGATAAATGGTATCCATTATGGATTATTGATTTCCCATTATTTAAAAAAGATAAAATAGGTAACTTAGTTCCAATGAATCATCCATTTACATCTCCTAAAAATTATTCTGTAGATAATATGAATAATCTTTTAAAAAAAGATCCTTATCAGATATTATCTGATTCTTATGATTTAGTAATTAATGGCTATGAAATAGGTAGTGGATCTTCTAGAATAAATAATTATAAAATACAAAAAAAAATATTTGATATTCTTCAAATAAATAAAATTGTTCAAAAAAAAAATTTTGGTTTTTTTCTAGAAGCTCTAAAGTTTGGTACACCTCCACATATAGGCATAGCTTTAGGATTAGATAGATTAGTTATGTTATTAACTAATACGAATAATATTCGTGATGTTATTGCTTTTCCGAAAACAACATCAGCAAATTGTTTATTAACTAAAGCTCCTAATAAAATTAATTATCATCTTATAAAAGATTTAGGTTTATCATTTATTTAA
- the argS gene encoding arginine--tRNA ligase, which yields MNIKKFLSKKIHKCMIKAGIPNNYSTILRPCKKKKLGHYQINGIIAAAIYLKINPYHLANKVVKYLDIKNIVSKITVSKLGHINLFIKNQWLSNQINLLITSDRLGITEKIIPENIVIDYSSPNVAKEMHVGHLRSTIIGDSIVRILSFVGHNVIKSNHIGDWGMHFGILIAYLKLKNQKINILLSNIEKLYKKAQKKYIKDINFAKKARSYVVKLQKKDISCLKIWKKIVNITMKYNYQLYNKLNIKLTYNDTMGESTYNDMLSNIILDLKKKGIAINDNGTITVPIKGVKNKKGKLMAVIIQKKDGAYLYATTDIACIKYRYETFKANRIIYYVDSRQNQYLNQIFQIVKNAKYVPSNIKLEHHMFGMILNKNNKPFKTREGKNIKLNDLIDESILRSKKIIIKKNPFIKKNILENLSHIIGIGAIKYADLSKNRINNYIFSWDKMLSLNGNTSLYIQYAYVRAISLLKKININLKNFLNLEMIFLTHYELDLAMSFLDFEEIILKIIQQGTPHILCNWLYKTTVLFSQFYENCNILNIKDKILQISRLKIVFLTSLFLKRGLYLLGIKTIKKI from the coding sequence ATGAATATAAAAAAATTTCTTTCAAAAAAAATTCATAAATGCATGATAAAAGCTGGTATACCTAATAATTATAGTACTATATTACGTCCATGTAAAAAAAAAAAATTAGGACATTATCAAATTAATGGTATTATAGCAGCAGCTATCTATCTAAAAATAAATCCTTATCATTTAGCAAATAAAGTAGTAAAGTATTTAGATATAAAAAATATAGTATCTAAAATTACAGTATCTAAGCTAGGACATATTAATCTTTTTATTAAAAATCAATGGTTATCAAATCAAATAAATTTATTAATTACTTCTGATAGGTTAGGAATAACAGAAAAAATTATTCCTGAAAATATTGTTATTGATTATTCAAGTCCTAATGTAGCAAAAGAAATGCATGTAGGTCATTTAAGATCTACAATTATAGGAGATTCAATTGTAAGAATTTTATCTTTTGTAGGACATAATGTTATTAAATCTAATCATATAGGTGATTGGGGAATGCATTTTGGGATACTTATTGCTTATTTAAAATTAAAAAATCAAAAAATAAATATATTACTTTCTAATATAGAAAAATTATATAAAAAAGCACAAAAAAAATATATTAAAGATATTAATTTTGCAAAAAAAGCTAGATCTTATGTAGTTAAATTACAAAAAAAAGATATTTCTTGTTTAAAAATATGGAAAAAAATAGTTAATATTACTATGAAATATAATTATCAATTATATAACAAACTTAATATTAAATTAACATATAATGATACTATGGGAGAAAGTACATATAATGATATGTTATCAAATATAATTCTAGATTTAAAAAAAAAAGGGATAGCTATCAATGATAATGGAACTATTACTGTTCCTATAAAAGGAGTAAAAAATAAAAAAGGTAAATTAATGGCTGTTATTATTCAAAAAAAAGATGGAGCATATCTTTATGCAACAACAGACATTGCTTGTATTAAATATCGTTATGAAACATTTAAAGCTAATAGAATTATTTATTATGTAGATTCACGACAAAATCAATATTTAAATCAAATTTTTCAAATAGTAAAAAATGCAAAATATGTACCTTCTAATATAAAATTAGAACATCATATGTTTGGTATGATTTTAAATAAAAATAATAAACCTTTTAAAACAAGAGAAGGTAAAAATATAAAATTAAATGATTTAATTGATGAATCAATTCTTAGATCTAAAAAAATAATTATTAAAAAAAATCCTTTTATTAAAAAAAATATATTAGAAAATTTATCTCATATAATTGGAATAGGAGCAATAAAATATGCTGATCTATCGAAAAATAGAATAAATAATTATATTTTTAGTTGGGATAAAATGTTATCTTTAAATGGAAATACATCATTATATATTCAATATGCTTACGTAAGAGCTATTTCTTTATTAAAGAAAATTAATATTAATTTAAAAAATTTTTTAAATTTAGAAATGATTTTTTTAACCCATTATGAATTAGATCTTGCAATGTCATTTTTAGATTTTGAAGAAATTATTTTAAAAATTATTCAACAAGGTACACCACACATATTATGTAATTGGTTATATAAAACTACTGTATTATTTTCTCAATTTTATGAAAATTGTAATATTTTAAATATAAAAGATAAAATACTACAAATAAGTAGATTAAAAATAGTTTTTTTAACTTCTCTTTTTTTAAAGAGAGGGTTATATTTATTAGGAATAAAAACTATAAAAAAAATATAA
- the mnmA gene encoding tRNA 2-thiouridine(34) synthase MnmA: MSKKKVIIAMSGGVDSSLSAWLLIKQNYQVEGLFMKNWEEDDIDNICNIKRDLYHTEIICEKLKIPLHKINFSSEYWDYVFKKFLSEYKKGHTPNPDILCNKIIKFKYFMNFAIKNLGANFISTGHYARCKKIKNNFFLLKGIDSDKDQSYFLYTIKEKQLKKILFPIGGLKKKEVRYFAKKLKFINANKKDSTGICFIGEKNFPNFLNKYLFSQSGKIVNINGKIIGKHKGLIHYTIGQRKGIGLGGSIFSENKPWYVYKKDIKNNILITVQDRKNLYLYYIGLIVKKITWVNLIPQILRNKCTIKTRYRQKDIKCKITFLSKNKIKVYLYSPIFSITKGQSAVFYYGSICLGGGIIEKGIPLI; encoded by the coding sequence ATGTCTAAAAAAAAAGTTATAATTGCAATGTCTGGAGGAGTGGATTCTTCTCTTTCTGCTTGGTTATTGATAAAACAAAATTATCAAGTAGAAGGATTATTTATGAAAAATTGGGAAGAAGATGATATAGATAATATATGTAATATTAAAAGAGATTTATATCACACTGAAATTATTTGTGAAAAATTAAAAATTCCTCTACATAAAATTAATTTTTCATCTGAATATTGGGATTATGTTTTTAAAAAATTTCTTTCTGAATATAAGAAAGGACATACACCAAATCCTGATATTTTATGTAATAAAATTATTAAATTTAAATATTTTATGAATTTTGCTATTAAAAATTTAGGAGCTAATTTTATTAGTACTGGACATTATGCACGTTGTAAAAAAATAAAAAATAATTTTTTTTTATTAAAAGGAATTGATTCTGATAAAGATCAAAGTTATTTCTTATATACAATAAAAGAGAAACAACTAAAAAAAATTTTATTTCCTATAGGAGGATTAAAAAAAAAAGAAGTAAGATATTTTGCAAAAAAACTTAAATTTATAAATGCTAATAAAAAAGATTCAACAGGAATTTGTTTTATAGGAGAAAAAAATTTTCCTAATTTTTTAAATAAATATTTATTTTCTCAATCAGGGAAAATAGTTAATATTAATGGTAAAATTATAGGTAAACATAAAGGATTAATTCATTATACTATAGGACAAAGAAAAGGAATTGGATTAGGAGGTTCTATATTTTCTGAAAATAAACCATGGTATGTTTATAAAAAAGATATTAAAAATAATATCTTAATTACTGTACAAGATAGAAAAAATTTATATTTATATTATATTGGATTAATAGTTAAAAAAATTACTTGGGTTAATTTAATACCTCAAATTTTAAGAAATAAATGTACAATTAAAACTAGATATAGACAAAAAGATATTAAGTGTAAAATTACTTTTTTAAGTAAAAATAAAATTAAAGTATATTTATACTCTCCTATTTTTAGTATCACAAAAGGACAATCAGCAGTATTTTATTATGGATCAATCTGTTTAGGAGGAGGAATTATTGAAAAAGGAATACCTTTAATTTAA
- the potA gene encoding spermidine/putrescine ABC transporter ATP-binding protein PotA has protein sequence MEKKNFKNVLINLININKSFLGKKIISNLNLNINNGEFITLLGPSGCGKTTIIRLIAGLEKVDSGTIFLNKKDITKYPAEKRQINTVFQNYALFPHMSVFDNIAFGLRMQKKKYKEIITKVEKILDIVQLKKFINRKPHELSGGQQQRVAIARAVINKPKILLLDESLSALDYRLRKKMQNELKALQRKLGITFILVTHNQEEALSISDRIILLRNGKIEQDGTPREIYEEPKNLFVAKFIGDINIFNAVILKKIDNNQAQVNLEGYICNIKIPFPIFIKKKIHVLLRPEDLKIKEINSNTNLTTGLLGYIKEKNYKGMTLESTLELNNGKIITVSEFFNENDPYVDHYLNQKMLINWVKTWEVVLPYEKNNGIY, from the coding sequence ATGGAAAAAAAAAATTTTAAGAATGTATTAATTAATCTTATTAATATTAATAAATCTTTTTTAGGTAAAAAAATTATTTCTAATTTAAATTTAAATATAAATAATGGAGAATTTATTACTTTATTAGGTCCTTCTGGTTGTGGTAAAACAACTATTATTCGTTTAATAGCTGGTTTAGAAAAGGTTGATAGTGGTACTATTTTTCTAAATAAAAAAGATATAACAAAATATCCTGCAGAAAAAAGACAAATAAATACTGTTTTTCAAAATTATGCATTATTTCCTCATATGTCTGTATTTGATAATATAGCTTTCGGATTAAGAATGCAAAAGAAAAAATATAAAGAAATAATTACTAAAGTTGAAAAAATCTTAGATATAGTACAATTAAAAAAATTTATAAATAGAAAACCCCATGAATTATCTGGAGGACAACAACAAAGAGTTGCTATAGCTAGAGCAGTAATTAATAAACCAAAAATATTATTATTAGATGAATCATTATCAGCTTTAGATTATAGATTACGTAAAAAAATGCAAAATGAATTAAAAGCATTACAAAGAAAATTAGGTATTACATTCATATTAGTTACACATAATCAAGAAGAAGCTTTAAGTATATCTGATCGTATTATTTTATTACGTAATGGTAAAATAGAACAAGATGGCACTCCTAGAGAAATATATGAAGAACCTAAAAATTTATTTGTGGCTAAATTTATAGGTGATATTAATATATTTAATGCTGTTATTTTGAAAAAAATTGATAATAATCAAGCACAGGTTAATTTAGAAGGTTATATATGTAATATTAAAATTCCATTTCCTATTTTTATTAAAAAAAAAATACATGTTTTATTAAGACCGGAAGATTTAAAAATAAAAGAAATTAATTCAAATACTAATTTAACGACAGGTTTACTTGGTTATATAAAAGAAAAAAATTATAAAGGGATGACTTTAGAATCTACATTAGAACTTAATAATGGTAAAATAATTACTGTAAGTGAATTTTTTAATGAAAATGATCCTTATGTAGATCATTATCTTAATCAAAAAATGTTAATAAATTGGGTTAAAACATGGGAGGTTGTATTACCTTATGAAAAAAATAATGGAATATATTAA
- the potB gene encoding spermidine/putrescine ABC transporter permease PotB has product MKKIMEYIKKIIIFLILSWLLLFIFLPNIIIIIISFLKKDNFNLIIFKFSFNNYLKLLDFLYIKVFINTLLISFITTLICLLIGYPFAWCLTKISLKKRSLMLFFLFLPFWVNSLIRIYCLKMFLGINGWFNHILLYFKIINNPIYIIYTPTAVILGLIYILLPFMIVPIYSSFEKLDKFYIEAAKDLGAQYWKIFFYIIIPLTTSGIIAGCLLVFLSSMGMFYISDLMGGAKNLLIGNIIKNQFLNIRDWPLGAATSTIITLFTGIFLILYFKFINFLNKKEFKKNV; this is encoded by the coding sequence ATGAAAAAAATAATGGAATATATTAAAAAAATTATAATTTTTTTAATTTTAAGTTGGTTATTATTATTTATTTTTTTACCTAATATTATTATAATTATAATTAGTTTTTTAAAAAAAGATAATTTTAATTTAATTATATTTAAATTTTCTTTTAATAATTATTTAAAATTATTAGATTTTTTATATATTAAAGTATTTATAAATACTTTACTTATTTCATTTATTACAACATTAATATGTCTTTTAATAGGTTACCCATTTGCATGGTGTTTAACAAAAATATCTCTTAAAAAGCGATCATTAATGTTATTTTTTTTATTTTTACCATTTTGGGTTAATTCTTTAATTAGAATATATTGTTTAAAAATGTTTTTAGGAATTAATGGATGGTTTAATCATATTTTACTTTATTTTAAAATTATTAATAATCCTATTTATATAATTTATACTCCTACCGCTGTTATTTTAGGATTAATATATATTTTATTACCTTTTATGATAGTACCTATATATTCTAGTTTTGAAAAACTAGATAAATTTTATATAGAAGCTGCTAAAGATTTAGGTGCTCAATATTGGAAAATTTTTTTTTACATAATTATACCATTAACTACTTCAGGAATAATTGCAGGATGTCTTTTAGTTTTTTTATCTAGTATGGGTATGTTTTATATTTCTGATTTAATGGGAGGTGCTAAAAATTTATTAATAGGAAATATTATTAAAAATCAATTTTTAAATATTAGAGATTGGCCTTTAGGAGCTGCAACTAGCACAATAATAACATTATTTACGGGTATTTTTTTAATATTATATTTTAAATTTATTAATTTTCTAAATAAAAAGGAATTTAAAAAAAATGTTTAA